A region of Salvelinus fontinalis isolate EN_2023a unplaced genomic scaffold, ASM2944872v1 scaffold_0987, whole genome shotgun sequence DNA encodes the following proteins:
- the LOC129848108 gene encoding uncharacterized protein LOC129848108, with protein MVSCSDDLEGLGDHLRCPSTLTRVLTPLTSEKATLTPAVQKIRREMSKEVATELQSFLIKESLTGTQTPSNGHVCTSGSAPREAVRDILRKTKEEASNKSLNNIFSVSLDERLTDSIADALYPKLHDTLESKRELQASYYSSQISCSLSPFEVESSLELQEFTDPLSESVLCLLDRTFRDEAQNLKTGGGVLQYVTDPTYKKLLIEPHTNDVNVVVHTIALEELPVEGCIAQSEAIHGLHKKQELPSSTSDRGNETPSPTNCLLEGVVDKLVRKMLFQGLDIPEVPMNDSRSENFKLQYELFAKLCPLMVRTIMATTIANQPPTIQEAVMSSENIHVKELCEAGIKPLKENNVPDDSWTLVEDVTNKLSSALWVRVTNRWREANVCLKATDIFQLVLSVHRKLMQRYGTEEALQEILCHKAPKLHKDIVCLVTNGIMDAPSKLQGTKNLESTLNLKELTALFNEMTTRQSLNKKAEQSSIKTEIEQPEWSTVDQVTSGSTSFIRELILEEVLMKLVKKICRVPKRTNKHQRIQISDLVTELIRLFDDEVAKYLIEEMESQQKSFNSKMTSKLADAIYTDLGKVKPLKRSLKIDDIFEDQEMLSIVSDIVSHKLLAILKPSLPNPYDHETSDLEDSCSDDVEDAESEGVHYATGRKSKMSIVLKDTTEQPEMYIAVDSPPMIKLSKMRKGIRGFFWGVQKAWKRLVTCKSSGSSDG; from the exons ATGGTGTCCTGCTCTGATGACTTAGAGGGTCTGGGTGATCATCTCAGATGCCCCTCAACTTTAACCAGAGTTCTGACACCTTTGACCTCAGAGAAAGCTACACTGACACCTGCTGTTCAGAAGATCAGAAGGGAGATGTCTAAGGAAGTGGCCACTGAACTCCAGAGTTTCTTGATCAAGGAATCCCTTACTGGCACCCAGACACCATCCAATGGACATGTTTGCACTTCTGGTTCTGCCCCAAGGGAAGCTGTGCGGGACATCCTGAGGAAAACCAAAGAGGAGGCTTCCAACAAAAGCCTGAATAATATTTTCTCTGTTAGTTTGGATGAGCGGCTCACAGACTCCATTGCAGATGCCTTATATCCAAAGTTGCATGACACATTGGAGTCCAAGAGAGAGCTGCAAGCTTCTTATTACAGCTCCCAGATCAGCTGCAGCCTCAGCCCCTTCGAAGTTGAGAGCAGCCTAGAGCTCCAGGAGTTCACTGACCCACTATCTGAGTCAGTATTGTGTCTCCTGGATAGGACATTTAGAGATGAAGCTCAGAACTTAAAGACAGGCGGGGGTGTTTTACAATATGTCACAGACCCAACCTATAAGAAGCTTTTGATTGAACCCCACACCAACGATGTCAATGTGGTTGTGCACACGATTGCATTGGAGGAGTTGCCTGTTGAGGGTTGTATTGCGCAAAGTGAGGCCATTCATGGCCTTCACAAGAAGCAAGAATTACCTTCCAGCACCAGTGACAGAGGGAATGAGACCCCGAGCCCTACTAATTGCCTACTGGAGGGTGTAGTGGACAAACTGGTACGGAAGATGCTATTTCAGGGCCTTGACATCCCTGAGGTACCCATGAACGACAGCCGCTCTGAGAACTTTAAGCTACAGTATGAACTGTTTGCAAAGCTTTGTCCTCTGATGGTCAGGACAATCATGGCTACAACCATAGCCAATCAACCACCTACTATTCAAGAAGCAGTGATGTCTTCCGAGAACATCCATGTAAAAGAGCTGTGTGAGGCAGGTATCAAACCTCTCAAAGAGAACAATGTACCCGATGACAGCTGGACCCTAGTTGAGGATGTGACCAACAAGCTGTCCAGTGCTCTGTGGGTGAGGGTGACTAACAGGTGGAGGGAAGCAAATGTCTGCCTGAAGGCAACAGACATCTTTCAGTTGGTGCTGTCTGTGCATAGAAAGTTGATGCAACGCTATGGCACAGAGGAAGCCCTACAGGAGATACTGTGCCACAAGGCACCCAAGCTGCACAAGGACATTGTCTGTCTTGTCACAAACGGAATTATGGATGCACCATCCAAACTTCAAGGCACCAAAAATCTGGAATCTACACTCAACTTGAAAGAATTGACAGCCTTGTTTAATGAAATGACAACCCGTCAATCTTTGAATAAGAAAGCTGAGCAGAGCAGCATCAAGACTGAGATTGAACAGCCGGAGTGGTCCACTGTGGATCAAGTGACATCCGGTTCCACCAGCTTCATTAGGGAGCTAATATTAGAAGAAGTCCTGATGAAGCTTGTCAAGAAAATATGCCGTGTGCCAAAAAGGACCAACAAACATCAGCGCATCCAGATCAGTGATCTGGTGACTGAGCTGATCCGATTGTTCGATGATGAGGTGGCCAAATATCTGATTGAGGAAATGGAAAGCCAGCAAAAAAGTTTCAATTCTAAGATGACATCGAAGCTGGCAGATGCCATCTACACTGACCTTGGGAAGGTCAAGCCTTTGAAACGCTCCTTGAAAATTGACGATATATTTGAGGATCAGGAGATGCTTTCCATTGTCTCTGACATTGTTTCCCACAAGCTACTGGCCATCTTGAAACCCTCACTGCCCAACCCATATGACCACGAGACCTCAGACCTTGAAGATTCATGCAGTGATGATGTGGAGGATGCGGAATCTGAGGGGGTGCATTATGCCACCGGCAGAAAG TCCAAGATGAGCATTGTCCTTAAAGACACTACAGAACAGCCAGAGATGTACATTGCTGTGGATTCTCCACCTATGA TTAAATTATCCAAGATGAGGAAAGGCATCCGGGGCTTCTTCTGGGGAGTCCAGAAGGCCTGGAAACGCTTGGTCACCTGCAAGTCCTCTGGGTCCTCTGATGGGTAG